The DNA region AGCGCGGTACGTAGTCCTGGCTCTTCCGCGGCAAGCGCCCGCTCGCCGCGAGCTCCCAGAACGACGCGTGCGGCTGCCGCGCGAGCGCCCGGTTGATGCGGCCTTCGCCCGCGTTGTAGGCGGCGAGCGCCAGCGGCCAGTCGCGGAAGCGGGCGTGGAGGAAGCGCAGGTAGCGGACGGCTGCACGCGTCGAACGCGCGGGGTCGGTTCTGTCGTCGCGCTGCGAGTTGACGACGAGGCCGAAGCGCCTCGCGGTGGCCGGACGCAGCTGCCAGAGCCCGAGCTCGCCGTGCCGGCCGCGCGCGCGCGGCTCGAAGCCGCTCTCGACCGCGGGGAGCAGGGCCAGTCCCGCGGGCAGGCCCGCGTCCACGACCAGCTGGCGGAGCTGTGGCAGGTAGGGGGCGCCCCGCGCCATGGTCTCCCGCGTGTCGTCCGCGAGCTCGCGCCGTGTCCGCATCCGTCGCTCCCAGGCACTCACCAACGGGTGATCGACGCAGGCGAGCGCCGGCTGCTCGGCGGGCCTCGAGCGGCGGGCAACATCCATCGACGGGCGCGGGCGTGGGTCGGGCGCCACCCGCGGATCGACGGGGCGACGGATCGAGCCGCAGGCGGCGAGCACGAGCCCGAGCAGGGCCGGAATCGAGCGCATGTGCCAATCAGCAAGCCTCCTGCCGCGTCACCCCGCGCGTGCCGTGCGACCTGCCGATCACGACGGCGCGTCGGGCCTTCAACGGCCCGCGTCCGGCACCTCCTCAAGCGATCTCCGGTCGG from Deltaproteobacteria bacterium includes:
- a CDS encoding lytic transglycosylase domain-containing protein → MRSIPALLGLVLAACGSIRRPVDPRVAPDPRPRPSMDVARRSRPAEQPALACVDHPLVSAWERRMRTRRELADDTRETMARGAPYLPQLRQLVVDAGLPAGLALLPAVESGFEPRARGRHGELGLWQLRPATARRFGLVVNSQRDDRTDPARSTRAAVRYLRFLHARFRDWPLALAAYNAGEGRINRALARQPHASFWELAASGRLPRKSQDYVPRFLAVVRLAEHVQACAPQPSAAQVRVAAAPPPPSSPARAAHETRSAQGTRRQAAPHCTPAFARKPDTGIALAAPPAL